A stretch of the Polyangiaceae bacterium genome encodes the following:
- a CDS encoding IS66 family transposase — translation MDGLEALRKENAELRAQVAQLLTELARLNDRVSELLAVAQRKQRKAPAPGAAAPAAAPPVVEGEAQRAFEERPKAPDKPAAEPPPKKKARPTGRKPIPSHLEAEEHELRPDACGECGGAALDVVDELVEEKLHVVKEHQRRRVVRRYTCRCRECGERTTLRSLPAPYERSKVTCEWLAWLVYQKFWLLTPLDRIRRDLAERGVPIAMSTLVTFIERAADLLSGIDGLHWKQLLAGSWMATDGTGLKVIIKKLPAAHNGYVELYRNHDVAVFQYEPDKSGEVVAAKLRPFRGTLTADAEHRFNDVFASGRVLEAGCNAHGRRKFRDAEDTQPVLALEGGAFLGAIYGEEGEAQKLGLVGEALREHRQRCIRPIVQDFERWRDAVEPTLLPSEPLAAAIRYYKNHRDALFRFVDDPLVPIDNSPTEREFQNVAKLRLNMLFAGSTEGAHRACVLLGIIATCRALGVPAQAYLTWAFERLGTHRDVFALPLEALTPAAFKKTLG, via the coding sequence GTGGACGGGCTGGAAGCGCTGCGCAAGGAGAACGCCGAGCTCCGTGCGCAAGTCGCGCAGCTCCTCACCGAGCTGGCACGGCTCAACGATCGCGTCTCGGAGCTGCTCGCGGTAGCGCAGCGCAAGCAGCGAAAGGCTCCTGCTCCCGGCGCTGCAGCGCCAGCCGCTGCCCCGCCCGTCGTCGAGGGAGAAGCCCAGCGTGCTTTCGAGGAGCGGCCCAAGGCCCCGGACAAGCCTGCCGCCGAGCCTCCGCCGAAGAAGAAGGCGAGGCCAACGGGGCGCAAGCCGATCCCCAGCCACCTCGAAGCCGAAGAGCACGAGCTCCGCCCCGATGCGTGCGGCGAGTGCGGCGGAGCTGCCCTGGACGTCGTCGACGAGCTCGTCGAGGAGAAGCTCCACGTCGTCAAGGAACACCAGCGCCGGCGCGTCGTTCGTCGCTACACGTGTCGCTGTCGCGAGTGTGGCGAGCGCACGACGCTGCGCTCTCTGCCTGCCCCTTACGAGCGCTCCAAGGTCACCTGCGAGTGGCTCGCGTGGCTCGTGTACCAGAAGTTCTGGCTGCTCACGCCGCTCGACCGCATCCGGCGCGACCTCGCCGAGCGCGGAGTCCCGATCGCGATGAGCACGCTGGTGACCTTCATCGAGCGCGCTGCCGACCTGCTGTCGGGCATCGACGGTTTGCACTGGAAGCAGCTGCTCGCCGGCTCCTGGATGGCTACCGACGGCACCGGGTTGAAGGTCATCATCAAGAAGCTTCCCGCTGCGCACAACGGTTACGTGGAGCTCTACCGCAACCACGACGTCGCGGTCTTTCAGTACGAGCCCGACAAGAGCGGCGAGGTCGTCGCCGCGAAGCTCAGACCCTTCCGAGGTACCCTCACCGCCGATGCCGAGCATCGCTTCAACGACGTCTTCGCTTCAGGCCGCGTGCTCGAGGCCGGGTGCAACGCCCACGGCCGTCGCAAGTTCCGTGACGCAGAAGACACCCAGCCGGTGCTCGCTCTCGAAGGCGGCGCCTTCCTGGGCGCGATCTACGGCGAAGAGGGAGAGGCGCAGAAGCTCGGCCTGGTCGGAGAGGCGCTCAGAGAACATCGCCAGCGGTGCATTCGCCCCATCGTCCAGGACTTCGAGCGCTGGCGCGACGCCGTCGAGCCGACGCTCTTGCCCTCCGAGCCGCTGGCGGCGGCGATTCGGTACTACAAGAACCATCGGGACGCGCTCTTCCGTTTCGTCGACGACCCGCTGGTCCCCATCGACAACTCTCCCACCGAGCGCGAGTTTCAGAACGTCGCCAAGCTGCGCCTCAACATGCTCTTCGCCGGCAGCACGGAAGGCGCCCACCGTGCTTGCGTGCTCCTCGGCATCATCGCCACCTGTCGAGCTCTAGGTGTCCCTGCGCAGGCCTATCTCACCTGGGCCTTCGAGCGCCTCGGGACCCACCGCGATGTCTTCGCGCTGCCGCTCGAGGCCCTGACCCCCGCCGCGTTCAAGAAGACCCTCGGCTGA
- the tnpB gene encoding IS66 family insertion sequence element accessory protein TnpB, which yields MRVFVAVAPLDMRGSFDALAGAVRGLGLDPVDGHLYLFLNKRRRIAKALWFDGSGWCVLAKRLEAGSFQLPLLDGDKPQVVIDGSAFASLLAGIDFTAARRGWYRRPRFEKARKGIDTDLQV from the coding sequence GTGCGCGTGTTCGTGGCGGTGGCCCCACTCGACATGCGCGGCTCCTTCGACGCCCTCGCCGGCGCTGTGCGCGGCCTGGGGCTCGATCCAGTCGATGGCCACCTGTATCTCTTCCTCAACAAGCGCAGGCGGATCGCGAAGGCTCTGTGGTTCGACGGGTCGGGCTGGTGTGTTCTCGCCAAGCGCCTCGAGGCTGGGAGCTTTCAGCTTCCGCTGCTGGACGGCGACAAGCCGCAGGTGGTGATCGACGGCTCGGCGTTCGCCTCGCTGCTGGCTGGGATCGACTTCACAGCGGCGCGGCGCGGCTGGTACCGGCGGCCTCGATTCGAAAAAGCACGCAAGGGGATCGACACGGATCTCCAAGTATGA
- a CDS encoding RHS domain-containing protein: MMGPRSACSEQPMTAGRCNSERFTADARVKVCQPHGRSSVSGRHAPSARAQRRPWSFRHLRSWIAARRSFLSTTPARARAWRGQAARSGAKRREQRPGEAGGQYLVDGQDRRVGKKKNGVLERAWLFRNQLNPVAELDGSGALVARFVYGAKSNVPEYVVRGGVTYRVLSDHLGSPRAVVDVATGAVAWRADFDAWGNRTLIAGMADFLPFGFAGGMLDSETGLTRFGARDYDPAVGRWMAKDPIRFDAGDSDLYAYAFADPANRADPSGAGYVGFMQCLASGASFGTCFLREYFAALSCLTFGNCGWPSPSGPSAGDPPGGGGGGAPPGWCEGPPANDNNQCPNIGSYYKMFPGGYWKMCQYACPKQVAEIVFFDAKTPCPQSIKNPW, from the coding sequence ATGATGGGGCCCCGGTCTGCCTGCTCGGAACAGCCGATGACCGCAGGACGCTGCAACTCTGAGCGCTTCACCGCCGACGCTCGCGTGAAGGTGTGCCAGCCTCATGGTCGCTCCTCAGTCTCGGGTCGACACGCCCCCTCCGCCCGCGCGCAGCGCCGGCCGTGGAGCTTCCGACATCTCCGGTCTTGGATCGCCGCTCGCCGCAGCTTCCTCTCCACGACGCCGGCGCGAGCACGGGCTTGGAGGGGGCAGGCGGCGCGCAGCGGCGCGAAGCGCCGCGAGCAACGACCGGGGGAGGCAGGAGGACAGTACTTGGTCGACGGCCAAGACCGCCGCGTCGGCAAGAAGAAGAACGGTGTGCTCGAGCGGGCCTGGCTCTTCCGGAACCAGCTCAACCCAGTCGCGGAGCTCGATGGGAGCGGCGCGCTCGTCGCGAGATTCGTCTACGGCGCGAAGAGCAACGTGCCGGAGTACGTGGTGCGCGGTGGCGTGACGTACCGGGTGCTGAGCGACCACCTCGGTTCGCCGAGGGCGGTTGTCGATGTCGCGACGGGGGCCGTAGCTTGGCGTGCGGACTTCGACGCTTGGGGCAATCGCACGCTGATCGCGGGAATGGCGGATTTCCTGCCGTTTGGCTTCGCGGGAGGGATGCTCGATTCGGAGACGGGGCTGACGCGATTTGGGGCTCGCGACTATGACCCGGCGGTGGGGAGGTGGATGGCAAAAGACCCGATTCGTTTCGACGCCGGTGATTCCGACTTGTACGCGTACGCCTTTGCCGACCCGGCAAATCGCGCTGATCCATCGGGTGCCGGTTATGTGGGATTCATGCAGTGCCTCGCTAGCGGAGCGTCTTTTGGAACGTGCTTCCTCCGCGAGTACTTCGCTGCCCTGAGCTGCCTGACGTTTGGCAACTGCGGGTGGCCTTCGCCCAGCGGGCCGAGTGCCGGCGACCCGCCGGGCGGCGGGGGCGGTGGTGCTCCGCCAGGCTGGTGCGAGGGACCACCGGCAAATGACAACAACCAGTGTCCAAACATTGGCAGCTACTACAAGATGTTTCCTGGTGGATATTGGAAGATGTGCCAATACGCATGCCCAAAACAGGTGGCCGAGATCGTTTTTTTCGACGCAAAGACCCCATGCCCTCAGTCAATCAAGAATCCGTGGTGA